From Candidatus Eisenbacteria bacterium:
TAAAGAAAGACAAGAGATTCAGGTACATACTTATCTTCAAGAACCACGGCGAAGCAGCGGGAGCATCTCTCGAACACGGGCATACCCAGCTGATCGCGACGCCTATTCTGCCGACGCGCGTTATCCAGGAGCTTGACGGCAGCAGGCAGTACTACAACTTGAAGGAAAGATGCGTCTTCTGTGACATCCTGGACCAGGAGATGGAAAGCGGACGGCGTGTTGTGTGCGAGAACGATTCGTTCATTGTCGTGGCACCGTTTGCTTCGAGATTTCCTTTTGAGACCTGGCTCCTTCCGAAGAGGCACGATTCGGCTTTCCAGGAAATTGAAGCGGGTGAGTTCAAGAAACTCGCTTCCGTGCTGAAAGAGATTCTGATGCGGATGGAGAAAGCTCTTAACCTTCCTCCGTACAACTTCATTATTCACAATGCGCCGCTCAACGATCCTCTTCTCCAGCACTACCACTGGCACATGGAGATTATGCCGAAGCTCACGAAGGTTGCCGGCTTTGAATGGGGAACCGGATTCTACATAAATCCCACTTCCCCGGAAGATGCTGCCGCGTACCTGAGAGAAGTCGAGATTGAAGTGAAAGTTTGAAGTGCCGCTTGAGATGAGAACTTTCCCGCGTTTCTGAGTCCGGGAGACAATCGTTCGAGATCATAGAAGCGTCGAAAGCAAGGGTTCAAGGGGTCGAGGGTCCATGGGTTCGAGGGAGAAGCAGCAGACCAACGACGTTTGTACTTTCTTGGCATTCTAGAACCCCAGAACCCTGGAACCCTGCTTTGGTTCGAAAGGAGAGAACGGTGAAAGACGGCAAGCTTCGGATTGTCATTACATCTTCGGAGATGGTTCCTCTGGCAAAAGTTGGCGGCCTGGCAGACGTGATTGGTGCTCTTTCCCAATCGCTGGGAAGAATGGGGCATGAGGTCACGGTTTTCCTTCCGGGGTTTTCCTCGATTCCCGAGAAATACCGGGGCGAGACGCTTCTCGATGGTGAGCTTGAGTTCCAATGGGGCCGCGAGAAGGTGACGCTCAGGGAAGCGCGTTTGAAAAACCAGGGCGTTCGGGTAATTCTCGTTGAGAACGATAACTTCTTCAAGCGGGACGGCGTATATACTGATCCATCGACAGGGGAAGAGTTCAAAGACAATGCCAGAAGGTTTCTATTTTTCTCGGTTGCTGCTGTTGAGGCAGTGCGGATTCTTGGCCTGAAGCCGGATGTTCTTCACATCAACGATAATCAGACCGCTCCCGTCGCCCCTTTCCTGAAGACAAGATTTGGCGGCGATCCGACTCTCTCGAACATCCCGGTTCTATACACCATTCATAACCTCGGCTATCAAGGCGTGTATCCGGGAGAAGTGTTCAACGATTTCGGAATCAGCAGGGACCTTTTCTATCCGATGGGGCCCTTTGAGTTCTTTGGCAACGTGAACTTCATGAAGGCAGGAATCTGGTATTCGGATTTGATTTCGACTGTAAGCAAGAGGTACGCAGAGGAGATTCAGACTAGCGAGGAATTCGGCTACGGGCTTCAAGGTGTCTTGAAGGCGAGGTCTGCCGATGTTTATGGGATAGTGAACGGTGTTGATTATTCAATCTGGGATCCGAGAAATGACAAGCTTATTCCTGTCAATTATGGGAAAGATACCCTTGAGGACAAGAAGAAAAACAAAAGTGCTCTCCTGAAGAGATGCGGTTTCAATGCGCGGCAGACAAGAAGATTTCTGCTGGGAATGGTGACGCGGCTCGCTGACCAGAAAGGCCTTGACCTCATTGAGCAAGCTTCGACCGAGCTCATGAAGCTTGATATCTCGCTTGTGGTGCTCGGGACCGGACAGAAAAAATATCACGAGTTCTTCACGAAGCTCATGGCCAAGTACCCGCGATGGATCTATGCGGAGTTTTCTTTTGATGACCCGCTTGCCCATCTTATAGAAGCAGGAGCCGATGCGTTTCTCATGCCTTCCAAGTATGAACCGTGCGGGCTCAATCAGATTTACAGCATGAGATATGGAACTGTCCCGATTGTGCGTGCGGTTGGTGGACTCTACGACACGGTGAAGGAGTTCAACGAAAAGGACTGGAGCGGTACAGGATTCACATTCAGTGACTACACGCCCGAGGCGCTACTGGCCTGCGTGCGGAAAGCGTTCGCTTGCCACGAGAATCCCAAGCTGTGGCGAAAGCTCATGCTCAACGGAATGAGCGAAGACTTCTCCTGGGAAAAGGCCGCCAGAGAATACCTCGCGCTTTATCGAAAGGCAATCACCAAGAAGAGCGTTCGAGAAAACTGCCTCGCCGGAAAATAGGGACAGGCACCACTGGTGTCCGGTTAACTTGTTCCGTAGTTGCTGTAACTGTTTTGAGATGAATATGATGGAGTCACAGAATGTCGTAATCGACTTGGATTCCCACTCGTACTATGGTCGTCTTCCAAATCAACAAAGGAGCGGCCTATGTACAATGGGAAAACCATTTTTTCTCAAATCATGGAGTTTCTGCCCCTCGATGAATTTCGCAAATGTGTTCGACGCTACGACGGCGATTACAGAGTCCATACGTTTTCATGTTTAGACCAGTTCTTATCTATGGCTTTTGCCCAATTGACTTACCGCGAAAGCCTTCGAGATATCGAAGCATGTCTGCGTTCCATGCAAAACAAATTGTATCACATGGGGATTCGAGGCAAAGTTTCTCGCAGTACTTTAGCCGACGCCAACGAAAATCG
This genomic window contains:
- the galT gene encoding galactose-1-phosphate uridylyltransferase — translated: MPELRKDPVIGRWVIISTERGKKPTDFLEPPPKKQALFCPFCSGNEAKTPPEVLAIRDGGNGPNSPGWTVRVVPNKFPALQIEGELGRKGEGLYDKMNGIGAHEVIIETPNHEQSLGELPVEHIETVLSTYRARTIDLKKDKRFRYILIFKNHGEAAGASLEHGHTQLIATPILPTRVIQELDGSRQYYNLKERCVFCDILDQEMESGRRVVCENDSFIVVAPFASRFPFETWLLPKRHDSAFQEIEAGEFKKLASVLKEILMRMEKALNLPPYNFIIHNAPLNDPLLQHYHWHMEIMPKLTKVAGFEWGTGFYINPTSPEDAAAYLREVEIEVKV
- the glgA gene encoding glycogen synthase GlgA, encoding MKDGKLRIVITSSEMVPLAKVGGLADVIGALSQSLGRMGHEVTVFLPGFSSIPEKYRGETLLDGELEFQWGREKVTLREARLKNQGVRVILVENDNFFKRDGVYTDPSTGEEFKDNARRFLFFSVAAVEAVRILGLKPDVLHINDNQTAPVAPFLKTRFGGDPTLSNIPVLYTIHNLGYQGVYPGEVFNDFGISRDLFYPMGPFEFFGNVNFMKAGIWYSDLISTVSKRYAEEIQTSEEFGYGLQGVLKARSADVYGIVNGVDYSIWDPRNDKLIPVNYGKDTLEDKKKNKSALLKRCGFNARQTRRFLLGMVTRLADQKGLDLIEQASTELMKLDISLVVLGTGQKKYHEFFTKLMAKYPRWIYAEFSFDDPLAHLIEAGADAFLMPSKYEPCGLNQIYSMRYGTVPIVRAVGGLYDTVKEFNEKDWSGTGFTFSDYTPEALLACVRKAFACHENPKLWRKLMLNGMSEDFSWEKAAREYLALYRKAITKKSVRENCLAGK
- a CDS encoding DUF4372 domain-containing protein, which translates into the protein MYNGKTIFSQIMEFLPLDEFRKCVRRYDGDYRVHTFSCLDQFLSMAFAQLTYRESLRDIEACLRSMQNKLYHMGIRGKVSRSTLADANENR